Proteins found in one Melospiza georgiana isolate bMelGeo1 chromosome 1, bMelGeo1.pri, whole genome shotgun sequence genomic segment:
- the LOC131093028 gene encoding ly6/PLAUR domain-containing protein 2-like — protein sequence MKVFLSLLLAAVTCMDLGHSLQCYTCKELTPVQECLKIENCTETETICKTTIYSLEDVYPHTGVSTVTKMCSSLCEPSDVDGIGMTHPVTCCFSDLCNVDDAASTLGISVVPVGILASSLCAFFWTRL from the exons ATGAAGGtgtttctgtctctgctgttGGCTGCTGTCACTTGCATGGATTTGG GACACTCCTTGCAGTGTTACACGTGCAAGGAATTGACCCCAGTTCAGGAGTGCTTGAAAATTGAGAACTGCACAGAGACTGAGACCATATGCAAGACTACAATCTATTCCCTGGAGGATG TTTATCCCCACACAGGAGTCTCGACTGTCACCAAGATGTGCTCCTCTCTCTGTGAGCCCTCTGACGTGGATGGCATCGGGATGACACATCCTGTCACCTGCTGTTTCTCTGACCTGTGCAACGTCGATGATGCGGCATCGACGTTGGGGATCAGTGTTGTGCCAGTTGGGATCCTGGCAAGTTCCCTCTGTGCCTTTTTCTGGACTAGACTGTGA